In Gossypium arboreum isolate Shixiya-1 chromosome 5, ASM2569848v2, whole genome shotgun sequence, a single genomic region encodes these proteins:
- the LOC108449930 gene encoding uncharacterized protein LOC108449930 isoform X1: MARNLEIQIEDKNSKFPRNLWLLLPKLPFNRKRSVEVVIEKKPNGKQLSEEKKTINKPADEVKFSEPRPAVPPPLTLEADQTGRTSNRVILWQVYAIGGFFLLKWIWARWNERKEMGSKKEASDDDEQPPAVDDSQYV, translated from the exons ATGGCTAGAAACCTTGAAATCCAGATCGAAGATAAGAACTCAAAATTCCCTAGGAACTTGTGGCTATTGTTACCCAAACTTCCCTTCAACAGAAAACGCAGTGTTGAAGTTGTGATTGAAAAGAAACCCAACGGAAAACAGTTGAGCGAGGAGAAGAAAACAATTAATAAGCCAGCTGATGAGGTGAAGTTTTCGGAGCCTCGGCCGGCTGTTCCACCGCCTTTGACCCTTGAGGCCGACCAGACAGGAAGGACTTCCAATCGTGTAATTCTCTGGCAG GTATATGCCATTGGTGGTTTCTTTTTACTGAAATGGATTTGGGCTAGATGGAACGAAAGGAAAGAGATGGGATCCAAGAAGGAAGCGTCGGACGATGACGAACAGCCACCTGCGGTGGATGACTCCCAATATGTGTGA
- the LOC108449930 gene encoding uncharacterized protein LOC108449930 isoform X2, which translates to MADANNKEAQSKSKNPLEPRNFFSMLPRVEFKFPSFDQQSEKPDASVEKEEQIEIAKPPSVFMGNRRKNPPPLEFEAEECLGRTSNPIVLWQVYAIGGFFLLKWIWARWNERKEMGSKKEASDDDEQPPAVDDSQYV; encoded by the exons ATGGCAGACGCAAATAACAAAGAAGCTCAGAGCAAAAGTAAAAATCCTTTAGAACCCAGAAATTTTTTCTCAATGTTACCCAGAGTTGAGTTCAAATTCCCTTCCTTTGACCAACAATCGGAAAAACCAGATGCTTCGGTTGAAAAAGAGGAGCAAATTGAAATTGCGAAACCACCATCTGTTTTCATGGGAAACCGCCGGAAAAATCCTCCGCCGTTGGAATTCGAGGCGGAGGAGTGCCTTGGGAGAACTTCTAATCCTATAGTTCTCTGGCAG GTATATGCCATTGGTGGTTTCTTTTTACTGAAATGGATTTGGGCTAGATGGAACGAAAGGAAAGAGATGGGATCCAAGAAGGAAGCGTCGGACGATGACGAACAGCCACCTGCGGTGGATGACTCCCAATATGTGTGA